The DNA segment GGTGGCTAACGTGCATTTTAGCCACAGCGTTAATACCGAAGAATTTGAAAAACACGTTCAGCTTTCCTTAGCGAAAGACGCAGCCTTTTTAGGTTTAAGTAACGACTCAACGGGTTTTACCGTTAATTACGACAAACTAAAACTCAATGCTTACATCCATTCGCACAGCTTAAGTTTGCCGCGCGAAGACACCCCCATGACGCTCACCTTGAAAAAGGGCATTCACGCCAGCCGCGGTGGCGATGGTACCAGCGACGATCTAAGCAGCAATATCACCATTCCGGGTCGCTACAGTTTGCGTTTTAATAATTTCGGTATGATTTTGGCGGACAACGAAAAACTGGAGCCGGAACAAGTACTGATTTTTAACAGCAACGCACCCGTGACCGACAGCAGCCTCGATAAAAAAATCAAAGCCTGGGTGCTACCCGAATTTCATCCTGACGAAAAAATCCAGATTTCACGCAAGTATCCGTTTAATTGGCGCAGTGATTATGTGGATCAAAAAATTCTCGCGGGCGCAGAACCTTTACCCTTAAATTTATTACCTAGCGATGATTCGCAACAGGCGCTGCATAGCTATCAATTTAAAGCGCCGGTCGGGCGTTATATTTACGTAGAAGTTGCGCCCGGCATTATCGCTGTGGGCGGCACCCAATCTCCACAGGCCAGTGTTGAGGTGTTCCGCGTAAAACCCTATGAAAGTTCGCTCAAATTGTTGGGCGATGGTGTGATTCTAGGCTTGAATGGTGAGCGCAAAATCGGTTTTGTCAGCCGTGCGCTAGACGCCGTGGAATTGGAAGTTGGCCGCTTACTGCCCAACCAGCTACACCAGTTATTGGCGCAAACCGGCGGCGAATTAAATATTCCCGGCGACTATGAAGGTTGGCAGGAAGACCGCATCGTAGAGCGTTTTTCTGAGGTTCGCCCCACGCTAGGTAACGCACCCGGCAAACCGGTTTACGACAATCTTGATTTGAGCGGTTACTTCAAATCCGATAGCCCCGGTCATTCCAAATTGGGCATATTCCTGGTGCGCTCCAAAGGTTTAACCCTGAATGACCAAACCAAAAAGGGCTCGCAAACTCGCAAGGATTACAACAATACCGATAAGCGCGATGGCCGCCTCTTGCTGGTGACCGATCTGGGTATTTTGGTTAAAACCAACAAAGACGGTAGCCAAAATGTCTACGTGCAATCCATTTCAAAAGGTGAGCCAGTTGCTGGCGCGCGGGTGGAGTTGATTGGCCGCAACGGCCTTGCGCTGGAAACGCGCACTACAGATGCCAGCGGTAAGGTCGAGCTGCCCAAGTTTTCAGATCAGTATCGCCGCGAAAAAACACCGCTGTTGATTCTGGCTCGCCACGACGAGGATATGTCCTTCCTGCCTTACAACAACTACAGCCGCCGCCTGAATTTCTCGCGCTTTGATACGGGCGGAGTGGACACTGAAATCGACCCTAACAGTTTGAGCAGCTACATCTTTAGCGACCGCGGTTTGTACCGCCCCGGCGAAGAAATTCATTTGGGCAATATTGTGCGCACCCAGGATTGGAAAAGTGCGCTGGAAGGCGTACCGCTAGAATTGGAAATACTCGACCCACGCGGTATGCAGGCTTATCGTCAGGCGTTTAATGCTAAAGCGACCGGCTTCAACGAATTCAGTTGGAAGCCATCGGTGAGTGCGCCAACGGGTACTTATAGCGCTATGGTTTATCTGGTGAAAAGCGGGCATCGCGACCGCATGTTAGGCAGCACGACCATTAAGGTTCAAGAGTTTGAGCCGGATCGTTTGAAAGTTACCGCGAGCCTATCCGAGCAACCCGTCACTGGCTGGCTCAACCCCGATAAAGTGAAAGCTAACGTCCAGGCCATGAACCTGTTCGGCACGCCCGCCGCTAATCGACGCGTGGCGGCGTCCATGACCTTGTCGCCCACGGTACCGAGTTTTGCCGGCTACGCGGACTACAAATTCTACGACCCCAACAAGTTTAATGAAGGCTCTGAACAAGCCCTGCCCGATGGGAAAACTGACGATAAAGGTCAGGCCACATTTGACCTAAGCCTTAACCGTTTTGCTAAAGCGACCTACCGTCTCTCCATTTTGGCCCGTGTATTTGAACCCGAGGGCGGGCGCAACGTCGCCGCTGTAAGCGATGTCTTGGTTTCCAGTTCGGCCTATTTGGTCGGCGTGAAAAAGACAGACGCGGACTTAAGCTTCATCACCAAATCCAGCAAACAATCCAGCCAATGGATTGCCCTTAACCCCGAATTAAAAGGCCAGCAAGTCGATGGTTTGACCCTGGAATGGGTACAACGCAAATATGTGTCGGTGCTGATGAAACAAGACAACGGCACTTATAGATACCAATCACGGTTAAAAGAAACCCTGCGCGATTCGCACCCGCAAAGCCTTGCGGCCAAAGGATCTGACATTAGTTTACCCACAGACGAACCGGGCGATTTCGCATTGGTGCTGCGCAACGCAGAGGGCCAGGAACTCAACCGTTTAAGTTATTCGGTGATTGGCCAGGGCAACCTCAGCCGTTCGCTGGAGCGCAACGCTGAACTGCAACTCAAGCTCAATAAAACCGAGTACTCACCTGGCGATAGCATTGAGATTTCCATCCAGGCACCCTACACAGGCGCGGGTTTAATTACCCTTGAGCGCGATAAGGTTTTCGCACACCAGTGGTTCAAAACCGATACCACCAGCTCGGTGCAACACATCACTATTCCCGCCAACTTTGAAGGCAACGGCTATGTGACCGTGCAATTTGTGCGCTCGTTAAATTCTGAAGAAGTTTTTACCAGCCCACTCTCTTACGGCGCCTTGCCGTTCAAGATGTCGCTAGCACCGCGCACGCAAGTGCTCATGCTTAAAGCGCCCGAGTTGATTAAACCCGGGGAGACTTTAGAGCTGGAATTACAGGCGCCGACCGCCAGCCAAGCCGTTATCTACGCGGTAGATGAAGGCATACTCCAGGTTGCCCGTTACAAGGCACCTGATCCGCTCGCCTTCTTCTTCCAGAAGAGCCGGTTGGAAGTGGATTCCAGCCAAATCCTGGATTTGATCCTGCCGGAATTCAGCCAGCTGTTGAAAGCCTCCGCACCCGGCGGTGACGGTGACGGCGCGCTTGGCCGCAACCTCAACCCCTTCAAAAACAAACGCAAAGCCCCTGCGGTTTATTGGTCGGGCTTGGTGGATGTAAGCCCATCCGGAACCAAAGTCAGTTACAAAGTGCCGGACTACTTCAACGGTAAACTCCATCTGTTCGCCGTGTCGGTTGACCACGACACCATTGGCGTAACCGAAGGTGGCGCAGAGGTGCGCGGCGACTTGATCATCACCCCCAATGTGCCGGTAATGCTAGCGCCGGGCGATGAAGTGGATGTGAGTTTTGGCCTCGCCAACAACCTGAAGGCGGGTTCCGGCAAAGTCGATATCAGCCTCAAAACATCGGCTAACATCGAAGTCGTGGGCGATGCCAAACAAAGCCTGGATATCGCAGCCGGTAAAGAAGGCCAAGGCAGTTTCCACATACGTGCGAAAGATACACCCGGCGCAGCAACCCTGACTTTTGTAGCGACGACCGGCGCCGCAAAAGCGCAATTAGAGGAAGGTTTGAGTGTGCGCCCGGCTGCGCCCTATCGCACCGCAATAACCACTGGCCGCACCGAGAGCGATAAAAAGCAGCTGTTGCTGACCCGCAAGCTTTACGATCCTTTCCGTACCGTAAATGTGACTGCGGCTTACACACCCTTGGCCTGGGCGAGTGGTTTGCAACAATACCTGAACGATTATCCCTATTCCTGTACTGAGCAGTTAGTGAGTATGGGCTTGCCCGCTTTGCTCTTCAGCCAGCATCCTGACCTTGGCCAACTCAAGGGCAATGGCTCGGTGAATGGTGTTATCCAAATGCTGCAAGGGCGCCAAAATGAGGAAGGTGCATTTGGTCTCTGGTCGGCCAGCACCCGTGTCGCCAACTGGCCTTCGCTCTGGGCCATTCACTATATGATTGAAGCTAAGGATCGCAATCAGCAGGTACCCCTCGGCCTATTCAACCGTTCGCAAGTGTGGCTCCACAGCATGGCACAACCTTGGGGCAACAACATGGATGAGATGCGCCAGCGCGCTTACGCCATCTACCTGCTTAGCCGTTTAGGCGTGCAAACCGGTAGTTTGTTAAGCAGCCTGCAACAGGAACTCAACTCTCGCTATCAGGATGTCTGGCCAACCGATATCACTGCTGCTTATATATCTGCCAGCCAGCACTTACTACAGCAGGTAAGTCTGGCCCAAAAGACCATCAAAACTGTGCCTTGGAATAACAAGACCTATAGCAGCGACGTCTATTACGACGCTTTGGGTCACCAATCACAATTGCTTTATATCTACGCACGACACTTTCCCGAAGC comes from the Cellvibrio zantedeschiae genome and includes:
- a CDS encoding alpha-2-macroglobulin family protein, translated to MVAARVAAVGALIGKGLKKGLAALQWLARGLFGEMHWNLPPWMRWSGNHLTNAGALIKRKPKASMAGFAALVALTAGGLFAYQWYKHLPKPVYPQCEVSAPALTTYPDDKQKIHPLVLKCNESIAPLEAVGKPVAKGVTLKPKIAGQWVWENDRKLVFTPAADWPVGQRFDLGLAKDKLLASQVRLEKYDYEFKTAPFTVQITENQFYQDPTDPAQKKLVANVHFSHSVNTEEFEKHVQLSLAKDAAFLGLSNDSTGFTVNYDKLKLNAYIHSHSLSLPREDTPMTLTLKKGIHASRGGDGTSDDLSSNITIPGRYSLRFNNFGMILADNEKLEPEQVLIFNSNAPVTDSSLDKKIKAWVLPEFHPDEKIQISRKYPFNWRSDYVDQKILAGAEPLPLNLLPSDDSQQALHSYQFKAPVGRYIYVEVAPGIIAVGGTQSPQASVEVFRVKPYESSLKLLGDGVILGLNGERKIGFVSRALDAVELEVGRLLPNQLHQLLAQTGGELNIPGDYEGWQEDRIVERFSEVRPTLGNAPGKPVYDNLDLSGYFKSDSPGHSKLGIFLVRSKGLTLNDQTKKGSQTRKDYNNTDKRDGRLLLVTDLGILVKTNKDGSQNVYVQSISKGEPVAGARVELIGRNGLALETRTTDASGKVELPKFSDQYRREKTPLLILARHDEDMSFLPYNNYSRRLNFSRFDTGGVDTEIDPNSLSSYIFSDRGLYRPGEEIHLGNIVRTQDWKSALEGVPLELEILDPRGMQAYRQAFNAKATGFNEFSWKPSVSAPTGTYSAMVYLVKSGHRDRMLGSTTIKVQEFEPDRLKVTASLSEQPVTGWLNPDKVKANVQAMNLFGTPAANRRVAASMTLSPTVPSFAGYADYKFYDPNKFNEGSEQALPDGKTDDKGQATFDLSLNRFAKATYRLSILARVFEPEGGRNVAAVSDVLVSSSAYLVGVKKTDADLSFITKSSKQSSQWIALNPELKGQQVDGLTLEWVQRKYVSVLMKQDNGTYRYQSRLKETLRDSHPQSLAAKGSDISLPTDEPGDFALVLRNAEGQELNRLSYSVIGQGNLSRSLERNAELQLKLNKTEYSPGDSIEISIQAPYTGAGLITLERDKVFAHQWFKTDTTSSVQHITIPANFEGNGYVTVQFVRSLNSEEVFTSPLSYGALPFKMSLAPRTQVLMLKAPELIKPGETLELELQAPTASQAVIYAVDEGILQVARYKAPDPLAFFFQKSRLEVDSSQILDLILPEFSQLLKASAPGGDGDGALGRNLNPFKNKRKAPAVYWSGLVDVSPSGTKVSYKVPDYFNGKLHLFAVSVDHDTIGVTEGGAEVRGDLIITPNVPVMLAPGDEVDVSFGLANNLKAGSGKVDISLKTSANIEVVGDAKQSLDIAAGKEGQGSFHIRAKDTPGAATLTFVATTGAAKAQLEEGLSVRPAAPYRTAITTGRTESDKKQLLLTRKLYDPFRTVNVTAAYTPLAWASGLQQYLNDYPYSCTEQLVSMGLPALLFSQHPDLGQLKGNGSVNGVIQMLQGRQNEEGAFGLWSASTRVANWPSLWAIHYMIEAKDRNQQVPLGLFNRSQVWLHSMAQPWGNNMDEMRQRAYAIYLLSRLGVQTGSLLSSLQQELNSRYQDVWPTDITAAYISASQHLLQQVSLAQKTIKTVPWNNKTYSSDVYYDALGHQSQLLYIYARHFPEALSKIPTTVLDDMGQRLSNREYSSLSAAYLLLALTQYGEAAADHVTQPVKISAINLNDALQALASSSNLLKKADIPQNTKGVQLNQDTKLPLFYSLVESGFDQQSANLPEVKQGLEIQREYLDTTGKPLEQIKVGEEFLVRLRLRTMNKDYLSQVAVVDLLPGGVEPVINRMVLPTPARVNEESEEQVANEGDENVEGEGDMEGQEEGDQAVEDSGEDEGSGDTPLDPDGAATTVYYIPGFSGEPGQSTWQADFADLRDDRVVVYGHLTKDMVTFTYRVRATNTGSYQTPAAYAEAMYEPNLFARTKASKFKVVKP